ACGAAATTGCGCGTATCCAGATAGGGGTCGTGCAGGATGTCCATCGTGTCTTCATCCTGCAGGATCTGATGCGCGCCTTTTCCCATGAAATGGTAGGCGCGGCTGGCGCTGGCCAGATCCTCACGCAGAACAGACTGCTCTTCGGGCAGGGCCTCCAGCAGGCAGCGGGTAAGGCCATAGTTTTTCAGAGACTGCCGGGCATCTTCGGTAGCGGTGTCAGCCAAGTTGGTCGCACAGCCGCTCATCAGAAGTGTGGCCAATAGCAAGGCTTTCATTATTTGAGTTCCCAATAGAGGATGCGCACGGGTGAAACGCCGGGGTTGCGGTAGGCGCTGCCGTTAGGGTTCTGGTAATCGGAGCCGTCGCCGGTAAAGCTTCCATCCCAGAGCGTTACATGACCCGTAGCATCGCCCCAGCCCTGCACCTCTACCACGATCAGTCCCTTGAGCCCGTTTAGCGTGGCTGACTGGTCGGGGGTTAGGGTTTTATCCGGCGTTCCCCAATTGTGCCTGACAAAATCGACTACACCCGTGACCCGCAATATGTAGGGCAAGCCGTCGCCGCCACGTACACGGTAGATGTTGGTGCGAGGCGTAATGGTCCCCGTGGGCACCTGATAACCACCGTAATTGAAAGCCCTACTCTTACGTAGCGCACAAGCATTAGTGTAATCATTCGGGTTGCTGCGACGTAGCTCGGCAACATTATCACCCACCAGATCGTAGACCGCCTGGAAGTCCATTTTCCCAACCTCAGCATAGGCATTCCACAGATCCTCAAAGCGAGGTCTTTTGACCTCGACGCTGGTTGAGGTATTGCCGGCGGAGGCAGTCAAGGTGTTTGTCATTCAGATGTCTCCTTGCAGGGGTACGGACCTTGAAGTAAAGACCCCCGGTATGAATACCGAGCCGTCTTCGCTTACGCGTCCACTGACGGATGTGTCAGTAATTCCTGCAACGGTAATCTCTATCAGATCACCCGGCGAATAGCCGGAGGTATCAGCGTGTAGATTCAAATCAGTGTAGAACCGAGAGCTATCAGCAAGCGGAGTTTTTCCCTCCCCATAAAAGAAGTACAAACGATCGACCGACTTGTCAGCTGGCTTAACGCCGCCGCCAAGGTTGGGAGCAGAAAAAGGGGAGCCTGAGTGAATGTTACTGAGGCTAATGCTGCCCTGTGCCAGTAACGTATTGGACCCCGGCGGACAACCGCAGGCCACATAGTCGCCAGTCCGAGCCGCCGGTCCTGCGGGTAGCTGTACCGTTCTACCGCCGACTGCGATGATTTCACCAATGCCTTTCTTGCATGCTGGGCAGGTGGCTTTATGACCCACTAAACTGGCGACCAGGCCGTCAAATACGACGCCCTCATTACCTTCGATTACTTCCCCGCCAGTGGAGGTCTTTGACCCTATACCAATTCCAAGCATGACGTCTGACTCCCCCTGTTTACATTTCTCGACCTGATAACGCGTGGCAAAGGAGCTTAATTGCTAATGCGGATACGTCAATTCCAGGCTGGTAGCTTTGCTGGGCAGGTCACAGATTCTAATTGCCAAAGGCGCAGGGGTGTATGCCAGTTGCCGAGCTTGTAAGATGGCATAGCTAAAATGCGTCCTGGAATGGTCAATTCGAGAGGCCGGAAGATCAAATGGACTTCATCTTCGATTTTTTAATAAACGCATTAGCTCACCGTATCGGCGTTTGCGTGCTGGGTGTTCTAAATGGCGGCAGCTTCAAAGGGGAGAGCGGTTATGCCTGGGGTTGTGCTGTAGTGGTGGGCTGTGTAGTACTCCTCACGCCCATAGCCGCTATTATCGGCTGGCTCATTTTCGCCAATAGCAGATAAAGTTTTTCTTCCGCCTCGTCCCCGTGCGGCCACCGTTCCTCGATGTGTTCATACGCAAATTCAAGCGGTGCTTTAGGTTGAACTCCCCCCTAGTTGTCCTGACAAAAATTAAGAGCCTGTGGCAATTACATATTCCTCATGACGCCAGGCATCCATTTGATATTGGAAATGGGGCATACAAGCAGGAGGACAAGCTATGAACAAACATCGTTATAAACCACTTCAAGCACAGACCATGGTCATCACCGGTGCCACTTCAGGTATTGGACTGGCTACCGCCCAGCGGGCCGCACGCTATGGCGCCAGATTGGTTCTGGCTGCACGCAACGAGGATGAACTGAAAAATCTCTGTTTTGAAATCAGCCAATCTGGCGGCAAGGCCGCATACGTGGTGGCCGACGTAGGAGAAGAGCAGGACGTTCAGAAGATCGCCGACAAGGCTGTCGAGGAATTCGGTGGCTTCGATACCTGGGTAAACAATGCAGGTGTTGTGGTGTTCTCCGAGCTGCAAGATCTACCAATCGAAGACCATCAGCAGATATTTCAGACCAATTACTGGGGCGTGGTTTACGGGTCACGGATTGCCCAGAAGCATTTCAAGACGCGTGATAACGGTGGATCCATCATCAATATCGCCTCCATCAACGCAGAGATGCCCGTCCCGATACTGGGCGCCTATTCAGCCAGTAAAGCTGCGGTAAAAGCCTATTCTGACGTGTTGCGCATGGAGTTGTTGCATGAGAAGGCACCGGTGAAGGTCACCGTCGTCATGCCTTCCGGCATTGCCACGCCGATTTCTGACCATGGCCGCAGCTACATGGAAGACCGCGGCAAGATAATGCCCCCGCTCTACGACCCCGAGCTGGTCGCCGAGGCCATACTCACCGCTGCGCAAAAGTATGTGCGTCAGATCACTGTCGGTGAAACCGGGCGGATCTCGATGTTAGCGTGGGATCTGGTTCCTTCGGTGATGGACAGGGTCATCAGCTGGGCGCTGCCTAGAGTGCAATCGAGCGGCAAACCAAAGTCGCCTACCGATAATCTGTACTCGGCAGACGAGGACGGCGCTGTCTATCTCAATCAGCGCCGTCAAGGCCTGATGCTGAGCCCTTACACCCAGGCGCGGCTGCATCCAAAGGCGGCCCTGGGCGTTGCAACAACAGCTGTGGCGGTAGGCCTGGTGGCGTTCAAGCTCATCAAAGGTCGCTAGGGTTAAAGGATGCCTAGCGCTAGATCCACAAAGCCCGGAAGGGTGTCCGCGTTAGCCGCGCGGGCATTCTGGGTCCTGGCCACGCCAGCTGCGCTGATTTACTGAACCTCAACCAACCGACGCAGTCGTTATTTAAGAGCACGTTGTTTTATTTTTTCGCTCGCTGCCAGTTACCCACGAGGATATTTGCATGCCAAACCGAGACGCTAACGCCCCACACGATCCCAAGCCCAAGACAGACCAGGAACAAACAGACAAAGAGAACAAAAAGCGTAAAGAGCATGACGACGATCTGCTGGATGAAACCCTGGACGAGTCATTTCCGGCGAGCGATCCACCGGCTAATTACTGACAGTGACAACAGCCTGGCTTCTTTGATGGTCATGCCAGCCGAGCTGTCGGCTGGTTGCTGCTTTGCCAAATCAAATCCCCGCCCTTTATCCCCCCTGTTTATTTTTGAAGGTTGACTGAATAATACGTCAAACCGCAGTCGGTAAGGCCGACATACTCCACAACACAAGGAAGTCCACCATGATCCAGCTCACCCCACTGAAAAAATACCTGTTCATCTTCGCCGGCGCCAATTTGTGCCTGATGGTGATCGCTGCGGTGGTGTTTGCCCTGCTGGACCTGGAAGGCAATGCCGGGGTCAATATGGGTATATTGATAGGCTCGGCGATGGCGGCCGGGCATTACTTTCTCAAGGACCATCAGCGCCTGCCCACCGCCGCCGAGAAGCGCTGGCTGGTTTTCATGTCGTTCCTGGCATCCGTGCTGGTCTCGCTGCTATTCGTCCTGGCCATCGTGGCGATGCAGCCAGAAAG
This genomic stretch from Halopseudomonas pelagia harbors:
- a CDS encoding T6SS effector amidase Tae4 family protein, which translates into the protein MTNTLTASAGNTSTSVEVKRPRFEDLWNAYAEVGKMDFQAVYDLVGDNVAELRRSNPNDYTNACALRKSRAFNYGGYQVPTGTITPRTNIYRVRGGDGLPYILRVTGVVDFVRHNWGTPDKTLTPDQSATLNGLKGLIVVEVQGWGDATGHVTLWDGSFTGDGSDYQNPNGSAYRNPGVSPVRILYWELK
- a CDS encoding ABZJ_00895 family protein; amino-acid sequence: MIQLTPLKKYLFIFAGANLCLMVIAAVVFALLDLEGNAGVNMGILIGSAMAAGHYFLKDHQRLPTAAEKRWLVFMSFLASVLVSLLFVLAIVAMQPESVAVMRIMLQENAVVFLIVMLVVSLVYLLVLWLGYGFMLDKQFKAMQKKAASGRP
- a CDS encoding PAAR domain-containing protein, whose amino-acid sequence is MLGIGIGSKTSTGGEVIEGNEGVVFDGLVASLVGHKATCPACKKGIGEIIAVGGRTVQLPAGPAARTGDYVACGCPPGSNTLLAQGSISLSNIHSGSPFSAPNLGGGVKPADKSVDRLYFFYGEGKTPLADSSRFYTDLNLHADTSGYSPGDLIEITVAGITDTSVSGRVSEDGSVFIPGVFTSRSVPLQGDI
- a CDS encoding SDR family oxidoreductase, which codes for MNKHRYKPLQAQTMVITGATSGIGLATAQRAARYGARLVLAARNEDELKNLCFEISQSGGKAAYVVADVGEEQDVQKIADKAVEEFGGFDTWVNNAGVVVFSELQDLPIEDHQQIFQTNYWGVVYGSRIAQKHFKTRDNGGSIINIASINAEMPVPILGAYSASKAAVKAYSDVLRMELLHEKAPVKVTVVMPSGIATPISDHGRSYMEDRGKIMPPLYDPELVAEAILTAAQKYVRQITVGETGRISMLAWDLVPSVMDRVISWALPRVQSSGKPKSPTDNLYSADEDGAVYLNQRRQGLMLSPYTQARLHPKAALGVATTAVAVGLVAFKLIKGR